The following coding sequences lie in one Phalacrocorax aristotelis chromosome 4, bGulAri2.1, whole genome shotgun sequence genomic window:
- the C4H4orf33 gene encoding UPF0462 protein C4orf33 homolog isoform X1, which yields MWNSVLFPSTYLKMEFTIKHTWDGLPVSHEPVTIVLKSGNAGLLMEVNAPFFNDPPAPLGEPGKPFRRLWDYEVVEAFFLSDRTEQYLEVELCPHGQHLLLLLSGKRRVWKEELPLEFEVTRMKTKWEGKAHLPWNYFPPCTNKFNAFAIHGSGEERKYEALHPVPQHELQEGQKPDFHRLEFFKDLNLKELTGEDWKQPESDIWKSLTN from the exons ATGTGGAATTCTGTCTTGTTTCCTTCCACG TACCTGAAGATGGAATTTACAATTAAGCACACATGGGATGGTTTGCCTGTGAGCCATGAGCCAGTAACAATTGTGCTGAAGTCAGGCAATGCAGGACTGCTAATGGAAGTTAATGCTCCCTTCTTTAATGATCCTCCAGCACCACTTGGAGAGCCAGGGAAACCATTTAGAAGGCTGTGGGACTATGAGG ttgtagAAGCATTTTTCCTGAGTGACAGAACTGAACAGTATTTAGAAGTCGAACTTTGTCC CCATGGACAACacttgttgctgctgctttctggcaAAAGAAGAGTGTGGAAA GAAGAACTTCCTTTAGAGTTTGAGGTGACCAGAATGAAAACCAAATGGGAGGGTAAAGCTCATCTTCCTTGGAATTATTTTCCACCATGCACCAACAAGTTCAATGCATTTGCAATTCATGGctcaggagaagagagaaaatatgaagCGCTTCATCCTGTGCCTCAACATGAGCTACAAGAGGGACAGAAACCAGATTT TCATCGCCTCgaatttttcaaagatttgaACCTGAAAGAACTAACGGGAGAAGATTGGAAGCAGCCTGAATCAGACATATGGAAGTCTCTCACTAATTAA
- the C4H4orf33 gene encoding UPF0462 protein C4orf33 homolog isoform X2 — MEFTIKHTWDGLPVSHEPVTIVLKSGNAGLLMEVNAPFFNDPPAPLGEPGKPFRRLWDYEVVEAFFLSDRTEQYLEVELCPHGQHLLLLLSGKRRVWKEELPLEFEVTRMKTKWEGKAHLPWNYFPPCTNKFNAFAIHGSGEERKYEALHPVPQHELQEGQKPDFHRLEFFKDLNLKELTGEDWKQPESDIWKSLTN; from the exons ATGGAATTTACAATTAAGCACACATGGGATGGTTTGCCTGTGAGCCATGAGCCAGTAACAATTGTGCTGAAGTCAGGCAATGCAGGACTGCTAATGGAAGTTAATGCTCCCTTCTTTAATGATCCTCCAGCACCACTTGGAGAGCCAGGGAAACCATTTAGAAGGCTGTGGGACTATGAGG ttgtagAAGCATTTTTCCTGAGTGACAGAACTGAACAGTATTTAGAAGTCGAACTTTGTCC CCATGGACAACacttgttgctgctgctttctggcaAAAGAAGAGTGTGGAAA GAAGAACTTCCTTTAGAGTTTGAGGTGACCAGAATGAAAACCAAATGGGAGGGTAAAGCTCATCTTCCTTGGAATTATTTTCCACCATGCACCAACAAGTTCAATGCATTTGCAATTCATGGctcaggagaagagagaaaatatgaagCGCTTCATCCTGTGCCTCAACATGAGCTACAAGAGGGACAGAAACCAGATTT TCATCGCCTCgaatttttcaaagatttgaACCTGAAAGAACTAACGGGAGAAGATTGGAAGCAGCCTGAATCAGACATATGGAAGTCTCTCACTAATTAA